The following proteins come from a genomic window of Bradyrhizobium paxllaeri:
- a CDS encoding sensor histidine kinase: MADRAGSIDAPVRGQSVRFRLLAIALLPMLVILPLLLGVAIYRWNARFDATLISKVNGDLTIAHQYLARILEKTGVQIRGLSLSFRFREVEERETLAAVVELLEQSRKEIGLDFLYLVDAGGKVVASSPPLKGAPRADWPIIRSALSGEAMSTGIDIFTNDELASISPVLAERARLDLVPTPNAVPTDRSTETSGMVVHAAARATAPGGGPAALVGGILLNQNLEFIDTINDLVYREASLPEGSQGTATLFLDDVRISTNVRLFEGRRALGTRVSAAVRSAVLGEGRTWLDSAFVVNDWYISAYEPLVDTYGKRVGMLYVGFLQKPFNDAKFETLLIIALAFIVITAATVPIFLRWAQSIFMPLERVTATIGEVESGNLSARTKLPVSGDEIGRVAFQLDTLLDQVQERDRQLREWNEELNTRVRERTKDLEHANLKLEATTKQLIMSEKLAAIGEITAGVAHEINNPIAVMQGNLDVIRSVIGADVDKAKVEFRLLDEQIHRISQIVMKLLQFARPEEYAGYIERHAPGSVVLDCLPLVQHLLNKTEISVVREDRASRLVLMNRTELQQVVINLIVNAIHAMPDGGTLTLRSFDADRDGNPGIAIEVADTGIGMSAEVMEKVFDPFFTSKRREGTGLGLSISQTLVKRQRGQITVESAVDAGSTFRVWLPEAS, encoded by the coding sequence ATGGCTGACCGGGCAGGCAGCATCGACGCGCCGGTGCGCGGGCAATCCGTCCGCTTCCGGCTGCTTGCCATCGCGCTGCTGCCGATGTTGGTCATCCTGCCGCTTCTGCTCGGCGTTGCCATCTATCGCTGGAACGCGCGCTTCGACGCCACGCTGATTTCGAAGGTGAATGGTGATCTCACCATCGCTCACCAATATCTGGCCCGTATTCTGGAAAAGACCGGTGTTCAGATCCGCGGGCTCAGTCTCTCGTTCCGCTTCCGCGAGGTGGAAGAGCGTGAAACCCTCGCCGCCGTGGTGGAGTTGCTCGAACAGTCCCGCAAGGAAATCGGTCTCGACTTTCTCTATCTGGTGGACGCCGGTGGAAAGGTCGTCGCCTCGTCACCCCCGCTCAAGGGCGCGCCAAGGGCCGACTGGCCGATCATCAGGTCGGCATTGTCAGGCGAGGCCATGTCGACGGGTATCGACATCTTCACCAACGACGAACTTGCGTCGATCTCGCCTGTTCTCGCCGAGCGCGCGCGTCTCGATCTGGTGCCGACGCCCAACGCAGTGCCGACCGATCGCAGTACGGAAACAAGCGGCATGGTGGTGCATGCTGCTGCCCGCGCAACGGCTCCCGGAGGCGGGCCGGCCGCGCTGGTTGGTGGAATCCTGCTGAACCAGAATCTCGAATTCATCGATACGATCAACGACCTCGTCTATCGCGAGGCGAGCCTGCCGGAGGGCAGCCAGGGCACGGCAACGCTGTTTCTCGACGACGTGCGGATATCGACCAATGTCCGCCTGTTCGAGGGACGGCGCGCGCTCGGAACGCGGGTGTCGGCGGCGGTCCGCTCCGCGGTCCTGGGGGAAGGGCGTACCTGGCTGGACAGCGCCTTCGTCGTCAACGACTGGTACATCTCGGCCTATGAGCCGCTGGTCGACACCTATGGCAAGCGCGTCGGCATGCTCTATGTCGGCTTCCTGCAGAAGCCGTTCAACGACGCCAAGTTCGAGACGCTGCTGATCATCGCGCTTGCGTTCATCGTGATCACGGCGGCGACCGTGCCGATCTTCCTGCGCTGGGCGCAGTCGATATTCATGCCGCTCGAACGCGTTACGGCGACGATCGGCGAGGTGGAGAGCGGCAACCTGTCCGCCCGCACCAAACTGCCGGTGTCGGGTGATGAGATCGGCCGCGTGGCGTTCCAACTCGATACCCTGCTCGACCAGGTCCAGGAGCGCGACCGGCAATTGCGCGAGTGGAACGAGGAGTTGAACACGCGGGTACGCGAGCGAACGAAGGATCTCGAGCATGCCAATCTAAAGCTGGAGGCAACCACCAAGCAGCTCATCATGTCCGAAAAGCTCGCCGCCATCGGCGAGATCACCGCGGGCGTGGCGCATGAGATCAACAATCCCATCGCGGTGATGCAGGGCAATCTCGACGTCATCCGCAGCGTGATCGGCGCCGACGTCGATAAGGCCAAGGTCGAGTTCCGGCTATTGGATGAGCAGATCCACCGCATCAGCCAGATCGTCATGAAACTTCTGCAGTTCGCCCGGCCGGAGGAATATGCCGGCTATATCGAGCGCCATGCGCCGGGAAGCGTCGTGCTGGATTGCCTGCCGCTGGTCCAGCATCTTCTGAACAAGACGGAAATCAGCGTGGTGCGGGAAGATCGCGCGAGCCGCCTGGTCCTGATGAACCGCACCGAATTGCAGCAGGTCGTGATCAACCTGATCGTCAACGCCATCCATGCCATGCCGGACGGCGGCACATTGACTCTCCGCTCCTTCGACGCCGATCGCGATGGGAACCCGGGTATTGCAATCGAAGTGGCCGACACCGGCATCGGCATGAGCGCTGAAGTCATGGAGAAGGTGTTCGATCCCTTCTTCACATCCAAGCGTCGCGAAGGCACCGGCCTCGGCCTGTCGATCAGCCAGACGCTGGTGAAGCGCCAGCGTGGGCAGATTACCGTGGAGAGCGCGGTTGACGCGGGGAGCACTTTCCGCGTGTGGCTGCCGGAGGCGAGCTGA
- a CDS encoding OFA family MFS transporter, whose product MSTADATLAPSGALGLLDKERTIATAGFNRWLVPPAALCIHLCIGMAYGFSVFWLPLSRAIGLSAPKACADMTLVRELFTTTCDWKVASMGWMYTLFFVLLGIAAAVWGGWLERVGPRKAGFVSAMCWCGGLFLGAIGIYTHQLWLLWLGSGVIGGVGLGLGYISPVSTLVKWFPDRRGMATGMAIMGFGGGAMIGAPLANLLMNYFKTPTSVGVWETFVAMGVIYFVFMMIGAFRYRIPPAGWRPEGWTPPAKANAMISQNHVHLKDAHKTPQFWLIWWVLCLNVSAGIGVIGMASPMLQEIFAGKLIGLPDVGFNQLDATQKATIAGIAAGFAGLLSLFNIGGRFFWASLSDKIGRKNTYYTFFILGIALYALAPTFAAMGSKLLFVLGFGIILSMYGGGFATVPAYLADMFGTQFVGAIHGRLLTAWSTAGIIGPVVVNYIREFQLSAGVPRDQLYNTTMYILCAMLVAGLICNYLIKPVDAKWHMSDAEVAKLQAATANAGASGPSGSYGIGFGGLDAKAALFWAFVGIPLAWGVWKTLESAVKIL is encoded by the coding sequence ATGAGTACAGCCGACGCCACGCTTGCACCGTCAGGTGCGCTCGGGCTCCTCGACAAGGAGCGAACGATCGCGACAGCCGGCTTCAACCGCTGGCTGGTGCCGCCGGCCGCGCTTTGCATCCATCTCTGCATCGGCATGGCCTATGGCTTCAGCGTGTTCTGGCTGCCGCTATCGCGCGCGATCGGGCTGAGCGCGCCGAAGGCGTGCGCCGACATGACGCTGGTGCGGGAGCTCTTCACCACCACCTGCGACTGGAAGGTCGCCAGCATGGGCTGGATGTACACGCTGTTCTTCGTGCTGCTCGGCATTGCCGCAGCGGTGTGGGGCGGCTGGCTCGAGCGCGTCGGCCCCCGCAAGGCCGGCTTCGTCTCGGCGATGTGCTGGTGCGGCGGGCTCTTCCTCGGCGCGATCGGCATCTACACGCATCAGCTCTGGTTGCTGTGGCTCGGCTCGGGCGTGATCGGCGGCGTCGGTCTCGGCCTCGGCTACATCTCGCCGGTGTCGACGCTGGTGAAATGGTTCCCTGACCGGCGCGGCATGGCGACCGGCATGGCGATCATGGGCTTTGGCGGCGGCGCCATGATCGGCGCGCCGCTGGCCAACCTGCTGATGAACTATTTCAAGACCCCGACCTCGGTCGGCGTCTGGGAAACCTTCGTCGCGATGGGCGTGATCTATTTCGTGTTCATGATGATCGGCGCCTTCCGCTATCGCATTCCGCCGGCAGGCTGGCGGCCCGAGGGCTGGACGCCGCCGGCAAAGGCCAATGCGATGATCTCGCAGAACCACGTTCATCTGAAGGACGCGCACAAGACGCCGCAGTTCTGGCTGATCTGGTGGGTGCTCTGCCTCAACGTCTCCGCCGGCATCGGTGTGATCGGCATGGCCTCGCCGATGCTGCAGGAAATCTTCGCCGGCAAGCTGATCGGTTTGCCCGATGTCGGCTTCAACCAGCTCGACGCGACACAGAAGGCGACGATTGCGGGCATCGCGGCGGGCTTCGCCGGGCTGCTCTCACTGTTCAACATCGGCGGCCGCTTCTTCTGGGCGTCGCTGTCGGACAAGATCGGCCGCAAGAACACCTACTACACCTTCTTCATCCTCGGCATCGCGCTCTACGCGCTGGCGCCGACGTTTGCCGCGATGGGCTCGAAGCTGCTGTTCGTGCTCGGCTTCGGCATCATCCTGTCGATGTATGGCGGCGGCTTCGCGACCGTGCCGGCCTATCTCGCCGACATGTTCGGCACCCAGTTCGTCGGCGCCATCCATGGCCGTCTGCTGACGGCGTGGTCGACGGCGGGCATCATCGGCCCTGTGGTGGTGAACTACATCCGCGAATTCCAGCTCTCGGCCGGTGTTCCGCGCGACCAACTCTACAACACCACGATGTACATCCTGTGCGCCATGCTGGTCGCCGGCCTGATCTGCAACTACCTGATCAAGCCGGTCGATGCGAAGTGGCACATGAGCGATGCCGAGGTCGCCAAGCTGCAGGCGGCGACGGCGAATGCCGGGGCTTCGGGGCCGTCGGGCTCCTATGGCATCGGCTTCGGCGGGCTCGACGCCAAGGCTGCGCTGTTCTGGGCCTTCGTCGGCATTCCGCTGGCCTGGGGCGTCTGGAAGACGCTGGAAAGCGCCGTCAAGATACTCTGA
- a CDS encoding NADH-ubiquinone oxidoreductase-F iron-sulfur binding region domain-containing protein: protein MNVHDVQQVRSFEHPGAGRKRAKATPKGRQVDPTAAHEIELLLGDRPRRRDLLIEHLHLIQDKYHQISAAHLAALADEMNLSFAEVFETATFYAHFDVVKEGEPDIAPLTIRVCDSLTCAMMGAEQLLQELQRGAGPEVRVVRAPCVGLCDVAPVAEVGHHYVFKATAPEVLATAARGEVHPEIPPYVDYDSYVKDGGYKLLGDLRAGRVSKEDILKALDDSSLRGLGGAGFPTGRKWRAVLGEPGPRLMAVNGDEGEPGTFKDRFYLLRDVHRFIEGTLIGAHIVDATDVYIYLRDEYPAALKVLPLELAKLPPGGPTIHVRRGAGAYICGEESSLLESIEGKRGLPRHKPPYPFQVGLFGLPTLINNIETLFWVRDIVEKGPSWWNSYGRNGRHGLRSYSVSGRVKNPGVKLAPAGLTVRELIDEFCGGMADGHTFHAYLPGGASGGILPASMDNIPLDFGTLEKYGCFIGSAAVIIMSEQDSVKDAALNLMKFFEDESCGQCTPCRVGTQKAALLMQRPVWDRELLDQLSQAMRDASICGLGQAASNPLTSVIKYFPEEFVPNEAAE, encoded by the coding sequence ATGAATGTCCATGACGTGCAGCAGGTCCGCTCGTTCGAACATCCGGGCGCGGGAAGGAAGCGGGCAAAGGCGACGCCGAAGGGCCGCCAGGTCGACCCTACCGCAGCGCACGAGATCGAGCTTCTGCTCGGCGACCGGCCGCGGCGGCGCGATCTCCTGATCGAGCATCTGCACCTGATCCAGGACAAGTACCACCAGATCTCGGCCGCCCATCTCGCCGCCCTTGCCGACGAGATGAATCTGTCCTTTGCGGAGGTGTTCGAGACCGCGACCTTCTACGCGCATTTCGACGTGGTGAAGGAGGGCGAGCCGGATATTGCGCCGCTTACCATTCGGGTCTGCGATTCGCTGACCTGCGCCATGATGGGGGCCGAGCAGTTGCTGCAGGAATTGCAGCGCGGCGCCGGGCCGGAGGTGCGCGTGGTGCGGGCGCCCTGTGTCGGACTGTGCGATGTGGCGCCGGTGGCCGAGGTCGGCCATCACTACGTTTTCAAGGCGACCGCGCCCGAAGTGCTGGCGACCGCGGCGCGCGGCGAGGTTCATCCCGAAATTCCGCCCTATGTCGACTACGACAGCTATGTGAAGGACGGCGGCTACAAGCTGTTGGGCGATCTGCGCGCCGGCCGCGTCAGCAAGGAAGACATTCTGAAGGCGCTCGACGATTCCAGCCTGCGCGGCCTTGGCGGCGCCGGCTTCCCGACCGGGCGCAAATGGCGCGCGGTGCTCGGCGAGCCCGGGCCGCGGCTGATGGCGGTGAATGGCGACGAAGGTGAGCCCGGCACGTTCAAGGATCGCTTCTATCTGCTTCGCGACGTGCATCGATTCATCGAGGGCACGCTGATCGGCGCGCATATCGTCGATGCGACCGATGTCTATATCTACCTCCGCGACGAATATCCGGCGGCGCTCAAGGTGCTTCCCCTCGAACTCGCCAAGCTGCCGCCCGGCGGTCCGACGATCCACGTCCGTCGTGGCGCCGGCGCCTATATCTGCGGCGAGGAATCCTCGCTGCTGGAAAGCATCGAAGGCAAGCGCGGTTTGCCGCGACACAAGCCGCCATACCCGTTCCAGGTCGGGCTGTTTGGCCTGCCGACGCTGATCAACAACATCGAGACGCTGTTCTGGGTGCGCGACATCGTCGAGAAGGGCCCATCCTGGTGGAATTCGTACGGCCGCAACGGCCGCCATGGGCTGCGCAGTTATTCGGTCTCCGGCCGCGTCAAGAATCCGGGTGTGAAGCTTGCGCCGGCGGGCCTGACGGTGCGTGAACTGATCGATGAATTCTGCGGCGGCATGGCGGATGGCCACACGTTCCACGCCTATCTGCCGGGCGGGGCGTCGGGCGGAATCCTGCCGGCGTCGATGGACAATATTCCGCTCGATTTCGGCACGCTGGAGAAATACGGCTGCTTCATCGGTTCCGCCGCCGTCATCATCATGTCCGAGCAAGACAGCGTGAAGGATGCGGCGCTGAACCTGATGAAGTTCTTCGAGGATGAAAGCTGCGGCCAGTGCACGCCGTGCCGGGTCGGCACCCAGAAGGCGGCGCTGTTGATGCAGCGTCCGGTGTGGGACCGCGAACTGCTCGACCAGTTGAGCCAGGCGATGCGCGATGCCTCAATTTGCGGGTTAGGGCAGGCGGCCTCGAATCCGCTGACCTCAGTGATTAAATATTTTCCGGAAGAATTCGTGCCGAACGAGGCTGCGGAATGA
- the fdhF gene encoding formate dehydrogenase subunit alpha, which yields MTKIQFELDGKQVEASAGETIWQVAKRHQKEIPHLCYSPEPDYRPDGNCRACMVEIEGERVLAASCKRTPSVGMKVKTESARAVAAQKMVLELLVADQPARETSHDPDSKFWHWAEKVEVTESRFPAAERWSGDTSHPAMSVNLDACIQCGLCVRACREVQVNDVIGMAYRNAGAKIVFDFDDPMGESTCVACGECVQACPTGALMPSVMLDEKQTRVTYADKKVDSLCPFCGVGCQVTYQVKDEKVIYAEGRDGPANHNRLCVKGRFGFDYIHHPHRLTKPLVRLPNAKKDANDQVDPANPFTHFREASWEEALDIAAKGLVKIRDEKGVKALAGFGSAKGSNEEAYLFQKLVRTGFGSNNVDHCTRLCHASSVAALFEGLSSGAVSAPFAAAMDAEVIIVIGANPTVNHPVAATYIKNAAKKGAKLFVLDPRRQTLSRHATKHLQFKPGSDVAMLNAMINTIITEGLTDDQYIAGYTEGFQDLEEKIKEFTPEKMAPICGIDAETLREVARTYARAKSSIIFWGMGISQHVHGTDNARCLIALALITGQVGRPGTGLHPLRGQNNVQGASDAGLIPMFLPDYQPVGRDDMRGNFEKLWDQDLDPVRGLTVVEIMNAIHAGEINGMYIEGENPAMSDPDLQHARHALAMLDHLVVQDLFVTETAFHADVILPASAFAEKDGSFTNTDRRVQLARQVIKPPGDARQDLWIIQEIGKRMGLPWNYSGPGDVYTEMAQLMPSLKNISWERLVREGAVTYPADDPSKPGNEIIFTTGFPTASGRGKIVPAKVIPPDELPDAEYPMVLSTGRVLEHWHTGSMTRRAQVLDQIEPEAVAFMSPKDMRRLSVWPGDFIRLETRRGAVEVKVRSDRDVPENMVFMPFCYAEAAANLLTNPALDPFGKIPEFKFCAVRAEKVALQSAAE from the coding sequence ATGACGAAGATTCAATTCGAGCTCGACGGCAAGCAAGTCGAGGCCAGCGCGGGCGAGACCATCTGGCAAGTGGCAAAACGCCACCAGAAGGAAATTCCGCATCTGTGCTACTCGCCGGAGCCCGACTATCGGCCCGACGGCAATTGCCGCGCCTGCATGGTCGAGATTGAGGGCGAACGCGTGCTGGCGGCGTCCTGCAAGCGCACGCCAAGCGTCGGCATGAAGGTGAAGACCGAGAGCGCGCGTGCGGTCGCGGCGCAGAAGATGGTGCTGGAGCTTCTGGTCGCCGACCAGCCGGCGCGCGAGACTTCGCACGATCCCGATTCGAAATTCTGGCACTGGGCCGAAAAGGTCGAGGTCACCGAGAGCCGTTTCCCGGCGGCCGAGCGCTGGTCGGGCGACACCAGCCATCCCGCGATGAGCGTCAATCTGGACGCCTGCATCCAGTGCGGCCTGTGCGTGCGCGCCTGCCGCGAAGTGCAGGTCAACGACGTCATCGGCATGGCCTATCGCAATGCCGGCGCCAAGATCGTGTTCGACTTCGACGATCCCATGGGTGAGTCCACCTGCGTGGCTTGCGGTGAATGCGTGCAGGCCTGCCCGACCGGCGCGCTTATGCCGTCGGTCATGCTGGACGAGAAGCAGACCCGCGTCACCTATGCGGACAAGAAGGTCGACTCGCTGTGCCCGTTCTGCGGCGTCGGGTGCCAGGTCACCTATCAGGTCAAGGACGAGAAGGTCATCTATGCCGAGGGTCGCGACGGCCCGGCCAACCACAACCGCCTCTGCGTCAAGGGCCGCTTCGGCTTTGACTACATCCATCATCCGCACCGCCTGACCAAGCCGCTGGTGCGGCTGCCGAACGCGAAGAAGGATGCCAACGATCAAGTCGATCCGGCCAATCCGTTCACGCATTTCCGCGAGGCGTCGTGGGAAGAGGCGCTGGATATTGCAGCAAAAGGTCTCGTCAAGATTCGCGACGAGAAGGGCGTGAAAGCGCTCGCCGGTTTCGGCTCTGCCAAGGGCTCCAACGAAGAGGCGTACCTGTTCCAGAAGCTGGTCCGCACCGGCTTCGGCTCCAACAATGTAGACCACTGCACGCGGCTGTGCCACGCCTCATCGGTCGCAGCGCTGTTCGAAGGTCTGAGCTCGGGCGCAGTGTCGGCGCCGTTTGCGGCTGCGATGGACGCCGAGGTGATCATCGTGATCGGCGCCAATCCGACCGTAAACCACCCGGTCGCCGCGACCTACATCAAGAACGCGGCCAAGAAGGGCGCGAAGCTCTTCGTGCTGGACCCACGCAGGCAGACGCTGTCGCGTCACGCGACGAAGCATTTGCAGTTCAAGCCGGGCTCCGACGTCGCCATGCTCAATGCGATGATCAACACGATCATCACCGAAGGCCTGACCGACGACCAGTACATTGCCGGTTACACCGAAGGATTCCAGGACCTCGAGGAGAAGATCAAGGAGTTCACGCCGGAGAAGATGGCGCCGATCTGCGGCATCGATGCCGAGACCCTGCGCGAGGTCGCCAGAACCTACGCCCGCGCAAAGTCCTCAATCATCTTCTGGGGCATGGGCATCAGCCAGCATGTCCACGGCACCGATAACGCGCGCTGCCTGATTGCGCTTGCCCTGATCACCGGCCAGGTCGGCCGTCCCGGCACTGGGTTGCATCCGCTCCGCGGTCAGAACAACGTGCAGGGCGCCTCCGACGCCGGCCTGATCCCGATGTTCCTGCCCGACTACCAGCCCGTCGGCCGCGACGACATGCGCGGCAACTTCGAGAAGCTGTGGGACCAGGACCTCGATCCCGTCCGCGGCCTCACCGTGGTCGAGATCATGAATGCGATCCACGCCGGCGAGATCAACGGCATGTACATCGAGGGCGAGAACCCCGCGATGTCCGATCCCGATCTCCAGCATGCGCGCCATGCGCTCGCGATGCTCGATCATCTCGTCGTGCAAGATCTCTTTGTCACCGAGACCGCGTTCCACGCCGACGTCATCCTGCCGGCCTCTGCGTTCGCGGAAAAGGACGGTTCGTTCACCAACACCGATCGCCGCGTGCAGCTCGCGCGCCAGGTGATCAAGCCGCCGGGTGATGCGCGGCAGGATCTCTGGATCATCCAGGAGATCGGCAAGCGCATGGGGCTGCCGTGGAATTATTCGGGTCCCGGCGACGTCTACACCGAGATGGCGCAGCTGATGCCCTCGCTCAAGAACATCAGCTGGGAACGGCTGGTGCGCGAAGGAGCCGTCACCTATCCGGCGGATGATCCCAGCAAGCCCGGCAATGAGATCATCTTCACGACCGGCTTCCCGACCGCGAGCGGCCGCGGCAAGATCGTGCCCGCCAAGGTGATTCCGCCGGATGAGCTGCCCGACGCCGAATATCCGATGGTGCTGTCCACGGGGCGCGTGCTCGAGCACTGGCACACCGGCTCGATGACGCGGCGTGCGCAGGTGCTCGACCAGATCGAGCCCGAGGCGGTGGCGTTCATGTCGCCGAAGGACATGCGGCGCTTAAGCGTCTGGCCCGGCGATTTCATCCGCCTGGAGACACGCCGCGGCGCCGTCGAGGTCAAGGTGCGCTCCGACCGCGATGTGCCGGAAAACATGGTGTTCATGCCGTTCTGCTACGCGGAGGCGGCGGCGAATCTGCTCACCAACCCCGCGCTCGATCCGTTCGGAAAAATCCCCGAATTCAAGTTCTGCGCCGTGCGCGCGGAAAAGGTGGCGCTGCAGTCGGCGGCGGAGTAG
- a CDS encoding LysM peptidoglycan-binding domain-containing protein, which yields MTAISAPRTIISIIALVAACGVAVAATIFYVRREAPADTTAVTNAPAISGPASDGRGPSPTPLATAKAEANAVVDALIGPPPAPENSDGVPTFDVARIEPSGEAVIAGRAAPGATVELLRNGEVHDRAVADPSGQFVMIPPRLPSGTYDLTLRAKQADGKLMISKQRVTTALEPKSIERPMVALVTPDKPTVVLSQPAESKPAAGAVVVEAVEIEPGGKFHVSGQARPGAGLRLYLNDSFVTSVTAGADGRFAVTINEGVAPGNYRVRLDEASNSGSVRARAEVPFNVPDTAVTASVSGQSKRADSSSAQQPQLAAAGGITLPDGGAPASTVVVPKITTTTVSRGDSLWRLSQLSYGAGTRYSVIYKANREQIRNPNLIYPGQIFVLPAQ from the coding sequence ATGACTGCCATATCGGCGCCCCGAACCATCATCTCCATCATTGCCCTTGTTGCGGCCTGTGGCGTGGCAGTTGCCGCCACCATCTTTTACGTCCGCCGCGAGGCGCCGGCTGATACCACCGCCGTGACAAATGCTCCGGCAATCTCAGGGCCCGCATCGGACGGGCGCGGGCCGAGTCCAACCCCGCTGGCAACGGCCAAGGCGGAAGCCAACGCCGTGGTGGATGCGCTGATCGGGCCGCCACCAGCGCCGGAGAACAGCGATGGCGTGCCGACGTTCGACGTCGCCCGTATCGAGCCATCTGGCGAAGCTGTTATCGCCGGTCGGGCGGCGCCGGGCGCAACGGTCGAGTTGCTGCGCAACGGCGAAGTGCATGATCGCGCGGTCGCGGATCCATCCGGGCAGTTCGTCATGATCCCGCCTCGGCTTCCGTCAGGCACTTACGACCTGACGCTGCGCGCCAAACAGGCGGACGGCAAACTGATGATATCCAAGCAGCGCGTGACGACGGCGCTGGAGCCGAAATCGATCGAACGGCCGATGGTGGCACTGGTGACGCCGGACAAGCCTACTGTCGTGCTGTCGCAACCGGCCGAGTCAAAGCCGGCGGCAGGCGCCGTGGTTGTGGAGGCCGTCGAGATCGAGCCCGGCGGCAAGTTCCATGTGAGCGGGCAGGCGCGCCCCGGCGCGGGCTTGCGCCTTTATCTCAACGACAGCTTCGTTACGTCGGTGACGGCCGGCGCAGATGGACGTTTTGCGGTCACGATCAATGAAGGGGTCGCGCCGGGCAACTACCGTGTCAGGCTCGACGAAGCGTCGAACTCCGGCTCGGTGCGGGCACGCGCCGAGGTGCCGTTCAACGTTCCCGACACCGCGGTGACCGCATCCGTGTCGGGGCAGTCCAAGCGCGCGGACTCCAGCAGCGCACAACAGCCGCAGCTTGCGGCGGCGGGCGGTATCACCTTGCCTGATGGCGGCGCGCCGGCCTCGACCGTGGTCGTGCCGAAGATCACGACCACCACGGTCTCCCGCGGCGACAGCCTCTGGCGTCTCAGCCAGCTCTCATATGGCGCCGGCACGCGCTATTCGGTGATCTACAAGGCGAACCGGGAACAGATCCGGAATCCCAACCTGATTTATCCCGGCCAGATCTTCGTTCTTCCGGCGCAGTGA
- a CDS encoding magnesium and cobalt transport protein CorA, producing MNVASSGAAKTEPVTSDGVVAAGVYVEGRRVANIAIDEASSWRSKPDHVVWIGLHEPDMAVLSRVQRQFELHDLAIEDADHAHQRPKIEQYGDALFIVARTAQLDGNSIAFGETHLFVGEGYIVSVRHGASTSYKAVRERCESCPRALARGEDYILYAILDFIVDNYSPVIETIQEEVEAMEEQVLASAMTRAQIERLYMLRRDLLRLRNAVGPLVEVCRRLEHDNLPMVRPAMRPLFRDVTDHVRTVQERIDSLREVLAFAFEASLLVGQAQETAVSKKLASWLAIIAVPTAIAGIYGMNFKHMPELEWEYGYFGVIGTILLVCAGLFWRFRRAGWL from the coding sequence ATGAACGTCGCCTCGTCAGGCGCTGCAAAGACCGAGCCGGTCACCTCCGACGGCGTGGTCGCGGCCGGCGTCTATGTCGAGGGACGGCGCGTTGCCAATATCGCCATTGACGAAGCCTCGAGCTGGCGCAGCAAGCCCGACCATGTGGTCTGGATCGGCCTGCACGAGCCTGACATGGCGGTGCTCAGCCGTGTGCAGCGGCAGTTCGAGTTGCACGACCTTGCGATCGAGGATGCCGACCATGCGCATCAGCGGCCGAAGATCGAGCAGTATGGCGACGCACTGTTCATCGTGGCGCGCACGGCGCAGCTCGACGGCAACAGCATCGCATTCGGCGAGACGCATCTGTTCGTCGGCGAGGGATACATCGTCTCGGTGCGCCACGGCGCCTCGACGTCCTACAAGGCGGTTCGCGAGCGCTGCGAGAGCTGCCCGCGCGCGCTCGCCCGCGGCGAGGACTACATTCTCTATGCCATCCTCGATTTCATCGTCGACAATTACTCGCCTGTGATCGAGACCATCCAGGAAGAAGTCGAGGCGATGGAGGAGCAGGTACTCGCCAGCGCAATGACGCGGGCGCAGATCGAGCGGCTGTACATGCTGCGTCGCGACCTGTTGCGCCTGCGCAATGCGGTCGGCCCGCTGGTCGAGGTCTGCCGCCGGCTGGAGCACGACAATCTGCCGATGGTGCGGCCGGCGATGCGGCCGCTGTTCCGCGACGTCACTGACCATGTTCGCACGGTGCAGGAGCGGATCGATTCGCTTCGCGAGGTGCTGGCATTTGCCTTCGAGGCGAGCCTGCTGGTCGGCCAGGCGCAGGAAACCGCGGTGTCCAAGAAGCTGGCCTCATGGCTCGCCATCATCGCGGTCCCGACCGCGATCGCCGGCATCTACGGCATGAACTTCAAACACATGCCGGAGCTGGAGTGGGAATACGGCTATTTCGGCGTGATTGGCACCATCCTGCTCGTATGCGCAGGATTGTTCTGGCGCTTCCGCCGCGCCGGCTGGTTGTAG
- a CDS encoding dihydrodipicolinate synthase family protein: MAAGGHGCVSAVANIVPVSCRALHADLRQGQLQSALHLADRLQPVAELLAADHPASLKCALALLGLIRPDTRLPLVPLDETAKSLVEVAIARLSDEDPVSPRRALPATPVRDRACNGPPGDKP, translated from the coding sequence ATGGCGGCCGGCGGCCATGGCTGCGTTTCGGCGGTAGCCAACATCGTCCCGGTATCGTGCCGGGCGCTCCACGCAGATCTCAGGCAGGGTCAGCTTCAATCCGCGCTGCACTTGGCCGACCGACTGCAACCAGTGGCCGAATTGCTGGCCGCTGATCATCCGGCCAGCCTGAAATGCGCGCTGGCGCTGCTCGGCCTGATCCGGCCCGATACGCGCCTGCCGCTCGTGCCGTTGGACGAAACGGCCAAGTCCTTGGTCGAGGTCGCCATCGCCCGCCTTTCCGACGAAGACCCGGTCAGCCCTCGCCGTGCCTTGCCCGCCACGCCGGTCCGGGACCGCGCATGTAATGGGCCTCCGGGCGATAAGCCCTGA